One Tepidisphaeraceae bacterium DNA segment encodes these proteins:
- a CDS encoding Zn-dependent hydrolase: MPIRPDRILADIDAIAAFSESLPDVGYSRPTFSPPWVAARDYVIAQATAAGCKVRIDAAGNVHARPVDIDWIQPTWLSGSHIDSVPTGGKYDGVMGIVVPLEVLRAAHEAGRHDLPLELIIFAEEEGTTFNLGMLGSHAWAGTLSIDKLAAVRNRDGQNYLEAGAAHGVNPDRLAAERLRAGTYRGLIEVHAEQGQSMGNANVPVALVTAINGRRQYAGSVIGTANHAGSTAMDDRCDALVAMAECIIALESLGHELAGRAAGTVVTVGQVWPKPNAINVIPGEVAFTVDLRARSSAMLSEADERVVRVFSDVVARRGVQCAVRCTESLPAIPMDDTVCTALQSAASKVGLDQLPAVTSGALHDAAILAPIVPTAMLFVASEGGISHNPAEFSRIEDIALAARILAAAVET; this comes from the coding sequence ATGCCCATTCGTCCCGATCGCATCCTCGCCGATATCGACGCCATCGCGGCGTTCTCGGAGAGTCTGCCGGACGTTGGCTATAGCCGCCCCACGTTTTCGCCGCCCTGGGTCGCGGCGCGGGATTACGTGATCGCGCAGGCCACCGCGGCCGGCTGCAAGGTGCGCATCGACGCCGCGGGCAACGTGCACGCGCGGCCGGTGGACATCGATTGGATCCAGCCGACCTGGCTAAGCGGGTCGCATATCGATTCGGTTCCCACCGGTGGCAAGTACGACGGCGTGATGGGCATCGTCGTGCCGCTGGAAGTGCTGCGGGCGGCTCACGAAGCAGGCCGACATGACCTACCGTTGGAGCTGATCATCTTCGCCGAAGAGGAAGGCACCACCTTCAACCTCGGCATGCTCGGCAGCCACGCTTGGGCCGGCACGCTATCTATCGACAAGCTGGCGGCGGTGCGAAATCGGGATGGGCAGAACTATCTTGAAGCCGGCGCGGCGCACGGCGTTAATCCCGACCGGCTGGCCGCAGAACGTCTAAGGGCCGGTACCTATCGCGGCTTAATCGAAGTTCACGCCGAGCAGGGTCAATCGATGGGGAACGCGAACGTGCCGGTCGCGCTCGTCACCGCGATCAACGGGCGGCGGCAGTACGCGGGCAGCGTGATCGGCACGGCCAACCACGCCGGATCGACCGCGATGGACGACCGGTGCGACGCGCTGGTGGCCATGGCGGAATGCATCATCGCGCTCGAGTCGCTCGGCCACGAGCTTGCCGGCCGGGCCGCGGGCACGGTAGTCACCGTCGGTCAAGTCTGGCCCAAGCCCAACGCGATCAACGTGATCCCCGGCGAGGTCGCGTTTACCGTCGATCTTCGCGCCCGCTCGTCCGCCATGCTCAGTGAGGCTGACGAGCGCGTCGTGCGCGTCTTCAGCGACGTCGTCGCACGCCGCGGCGTGCAGTGCGCGGTGCGTTGTACCGAATCGCTGCCGGCCATTCCGATGGACGACACCGTCTGCACCGCACTGCAATCTGCTGCCAGCAAAGTGGGTCTGGACCAGTTGCCGGCCGTCACCAGCGGCGCGCTGCACGACGCCGCCATCCTCGCGCCGATCGTGCCGACCGCAATGCTTTTCGTCGCAAGCGAAGGGGGCATCAGCCACAACCCCGCGGAGTTCAGCCGGATCGAGGACATCGCCCTGGCGGCGCGCATACTGGCGGCGGCGGTCGAAACGTAA
- a CDS encoding amidohydrolase family protein, whose product MPLFAIRGPILNPQSDGSVDFIADGILVASRDGTAIDYVGPYMAAIHANLNIRQSNGLILPPLTDCHIHIPQHPIRGHFLDGVTDDTPHGRLLAGLERNVFPAEAECDDAAHAERVTWRFLQDTLAQGVTGGAAYMTVSPAATRIALEILPPSWSVGMVLMNQNCPSYLRTDEATVDHDLDVLAAEFGQRFIVTDRFAVAVSSPLRRRAVATAAKHGLRMQTHLNEQIGEKAFVERFLYPQHGTYTNVYAVDGLLSHAPILAHCVHMSPTEFDQIAAAGAFVAHCPTSNALLGSGIAPLDRIAERNIPYAICTDVGASPTTSLLAEMAQFLRVHEGRSTRATPSEALFRVTLGADAVMQRSPRPAAFAAGEPVSFIEVDTFAPVTVAMSADEVIRDTLLGYRAAVDHMMDAYSALELAGLSTGHAMSSIKVDVATAVARLEGRVARVTLGGVVAFDRDED is encoded by the coding sequence ATGCCGTTGTTCGCCATCCGTGGGCCCATCCTCAACCCTCAGTCCGACGGCAGCGTCGACTTCATCGCCGACGGCATCCTCGTCGCTTCGCGGGATGGCACGGCGATCGACTACGTCGGCCCGTACATGGCCGCGATTCACGCGAACCTGAACATACGGCAGAGCAACGGCCTCATCCTTCCGCCGTTGACCGACTGTCACATCCACATCCCACAACACCCGATCCGCGGACACTTTCTGGACGGCGTGACCGACGACACGCCGCATGGGCGGCTGCTGGCCGGGCTGGAACGCAACGTCTTCCCCGCCGAGGCCGAGTGTGACGATGCTGCGCATGCCGAGCGGGTGACGTGGCGGTTTCTGCAGGACACGCTGGCCCAAGGCGTGACCGGTGGCGCGGCGTACATGACCGTAAGTCCTGCTGCAACTCGCATCGCGTTGGAGATTCTGCCGCCGAGTTGGTCGGTCGGCATGGTCCTGATGAACCAAAACTGCCCCTCCTACCTGCGCACCGACGAGGCCACCGTCGACCACGATCTGGACGTGCTCGCGGCCGAGTTCGGCCAGCGGTTCATCGTGACCGATCGCTTCGCCGTCGCCGTAAGTTCACCGTTGCGCCGCCGTGCCGTGGCAACGGCGGCCAAGCACGGGCTGCGCATGCAGACGCACCTGAACGAGCAGATCGGCGAGAAGGCCTTCGTCGAGCGGTTCCTGTACCCGCAGCACGGCACGTACACTAACGTGTATGCCGTCGACGGCCTGCTGTCTCATGCGCCGATCCTGGCGCACTGCGTTCACATGTCGCCGACCGAGTTTGACCAGATCGCCGCCGCCGGCGCGTTCGTGGCCCACTGCCCCACGTCGAACGCGCTGCTGGGTTCCGGCATCGCCCCGCTGGACCGCATCGCCGAACGAAACATTCCGTACGCCATCTGCACCGACGTCGGCGCGTCGCCCACGACCTCGCTGCTCGCGGAGATGGCCCAGTTCCTCCGCGTCCACGAAGGGCGGTCGACCCGTGCCACCCCAAGCGAGGCGCTGTTCCGCGTGACGCTTGGCGCCGATGCCGTCATGCAGCGCTCGCCCCGCCCCGCCGCGTTCGCTGCGGGCGAGCCGGTGTCGTTCATCGAGGTGGACACGTTCGCGCCAGTCACTGTCGCGATGAGCGCCGATGAGGTCATTCGCGACACGCTGCTGGGTTATCGCGCAGCCGTCGATCACATGATGGACGCCTACAGCGCGTTGGAACTGGCGGGCCTGTCCACCGGCCACGCAATGTCCTCCATCAAAGTCGACGTGGCCACCGCCGTTGCGAGGCTCGAAGGCCGCGTCGCGCGCGTCACGCTTGGCGGCGTTGTAGCGTTCGATCGAGACGAGGATTGA
- the allB gene encoding allantoinase AllB, producing the protein MPFDLLIRGGQVVTPHGVQQADVAIENGQIVDISATITGPANEAIDATGLHVFPGVIDPHVHFNEPGRTDWEGVTTGSSALAAGGGTLYFDMPLNSSPPVLDGATFDAKVAASTGKAFTDFALWGGLTPNNIDKLDELADRGVVGFKAFMSNSGIAEFPAADDLTLYRGMQIAARRGLVVAVHAENDTITSGLAAEAIRRGNTGIADYLASRPVVAEVEAIRRACTLAGEAGCKLHIVHVSSSEGAWAAHANGGHDVTYETCPHYLLLTEDDLATLGAIAKCAPPLRRRKWDIEHLQLLLHTGEISFVASDHSPAPPSMKQGNDFFAIWGGIAGVQSTLPAMFSLDHQLPLNLVARYTATAAAERFGIAGKGVIALQCDADLTLVDLNETYELKREELLDRHKLSPYVGRTFRGRIRRTILRGQTVFLDGKIVGGPMGRLVRPIMT; encoded by the coding sequence ATGCCATTCGATCTCCTCATTCGCGGTGGACAGGTCGTGACGCCCCACGGCGTGCAGCAGGCCGACGTCGCTATCGAGAACGGGCAGATCGTTGATATCTCCGCCACCATCACCGGCCCTGCCAACGAAGCGATCGACGCGACCGGCCTGCACGTCTTCCCGGGCGTGATCGACCCGCACGTCCATTTCAACGAGCCCGGCCGAACCGACTGGGAAGGCGTCACCACCGGCAGCAGCGCCCTGGCCGCGGGCGGCGGCACGCTGTACTTCGACATGCCGCTGAACTCGTCGCCGCCCGTGTTGGATGGCGCGACCTTCGACGCGAAGGTGGCGGCGTCCACCGGCAAGGCATTCACCGATTTCGCGCTCTGGGGCGGGCTGACGCCGAACAACATCGACAAGCTCGACGAACTGGCCGACCGCGGCGTGGTGGGGTTCAAAGCGTTCATGTCCAATAGCGGCATCGCCGAGTTTCCCGCTGCGGATGATTTGACGTTGTATCGCGGCATGCAGATCGCGGCACGGCGCGGCCTCGTGGTCGCCGTTCATGCGGAGAACGACACGATCACCAGCGGCCTGGCTGCCGAGGCGATCCGACGCGGCAACACCGGCATCGCCGACTATCTCGCGTCGCGTCCTGTAGTAGCAGAGGTGGAAGCAATACGGCGAGCGTGCACCCTGGCCGGGGAGGCCGGTTGCAAACTGCACATCGTTCACGTGAGCAGTTCCGAGGGCGCGTGGGCGGCGCACGCCAATGGGGGCCATGATGTCACGTACGAGACGTGCCCGCATTACCTCCTGTTGACCGAAGATGATCTAGCAACGCTCGGCGCCATCGCCAAGTGCGCGCCGCCGCTACGTCGCAGGAAGTGGGACATCGAGCACCTTCAGTTATTGCTGCACACGGGCGAGATCAGCTTCGTGGCGTCAGACCATTCACCGGCGCCGCCGTCGATGAAACAGGGCAACGATTTCTTCGCCATCTGGGGCGGCATCGCGGGTGTCCAATCAACCTTGCCGGCAATGTTCAGCCTCGATCATCAATTGCCACTGAATCTCGTCGCACGGTACACGGCCACCGCCGCCGCCGAGCGCTTCGGCATCGCTGGTAAAGGCGTCATCGCGTTGCAGTGCGATGCGGATCTGACGTTGGTCGACCTGAACGAAACGTACGAGTTGAAGCGAGAGGAACTGCTGGACCGTCACAAGCTCAGTCCCTACGTCGGCCGCACGTTCCGCGGTCGCATCAGGCGGACGATTTTGCGTGGGCAGACCGTGTTCCTTGATGGAAAGATCGTCGGCGGGCCGATGGGTCGGTTGGTGAGGCCCATAATGACGTAG
- a CDS encoding endonuclease domain-containing protein: protein MSTTRLIPAETLTRARAMRHEAAPIEAKLWWFLRNRRLGGYKFRRQHPIAPFVADFFCAELSLVIELDGTSHLSTTEYDEQRTKRLERDGCHVMRFLNVDVALYLDAVLEEILRECKQLAARNHPHPSPLPEYRERGR from the coding sequence ATGTCCACCACCCGCCTCATCCCCGCCGAAACGCTAACCCGCGCCCGCGCGATGCGGCACGAGGCTGCGCCGATCGAGGCCAAACTGTGGTGGTTCCTGCGGAACCGTCGCCTTGGTGGATACAAGTTCCGACGACAACACCCGATCGCGCCATTCGTCGCCGACTTCTTTTGCGCCGAGCTGAGCTTGGTGATCGAACTGGATGGGACGTCTCATCTTTCAACTACTGAGTATGACGAACAGCGAACGAAGCGATTGGAGCGGGACGGCTGTCACGTGATGCGTTTCCTGAACGTCGATGTTGCCCTTTATCTCGATGCGGTTCTGGAAGAAATCCTGCGCGAGTGCAAGCAACTAGCAGCTCGAAATCACCCTCACCCTAGCCCTCTCCCGGAGTACCGGGAGAGGGGACGATAA
- the pucL gene encoding urate oxidase, whose translation MPTLGFNSYGKSRVRLTKVVRNGPVHELFEIDAAIQLQGDFGAAYTAGDNRDVVATDSIKNTVYVLAKEHAFTSVEQFAMMLSEHFVKTYPQVSSATVELQQATYERISVDGRPHDHAFTVAGPQKRLARATLVRGGSASVVGGIHDLIVLKTTASEWRDFVTDRYRTLKDTRDRIMATKVSAEWNYTTVGVDYNAACEAINKAIVTTFATTHSLGVQQTLMDMGDAALAASDAIEQISFTLPNLHRIPFNLEPFGLKFDNDIYVATDEPHGLITGTITRK comes from the coding sequence ATGCCCACACTTGGCTTCAACTCCTACGGCAAGTCCCGCGTGCGCCTGACTAAGGTCGTCCGCAACGGCCCGGTTCACGAGCTCTTCGAGATCGACGCCGCCATTCAACTGCAGGGCGACTTCGGCGCCGCCTACACCGCCGGCGATAACCGCGACGTGGTCGCGACCGATTCGATCAAAAACACCGTTTACGTGCTGGCCAAGGAACACGCCTTCACCAGCGTTGAACAGTTCGCGATGATGCTGTCCGAGCACTTCGTAAAGACGTACCCACAGGTGTCGAGCGCAACGGTCGAGTTACAGCAGGCCACTTACGAACGCATCTCCGTCGACGGCCGGCCGCACGACCACGCCTTTACCGTAGCGGGGCCGCAGAAACGGCTTGCGCGCGCAACGCTGGTGCGCGGTGGCAGCGCCAGCGTCGTCGGTGGCATTCATGACCTGATCGTGCTGAAGACGACCGCATCGGAATGGCGCGATTTCGTCACCGACCGCTACCGCACGTTGAAGGACACGCGCGACCGCATTATGGCTACCAAGGTGAGCGCGGAATGGAACTACACCACGGTCGGCGTCGACTACAACGCCGCGTGCGAGGCCATCAACAAGGCGATCGTGACAACGTTCGCCACCACGCACAGCCTGGGCGTGCAGCAGACCCTCATGGACATGGGCGACGCCGCGCTGGCGGCCAGCGACGCGATCGAGCAGATCTCGTTCACGCTGCCCAACCTGCATCGCATTCCGTTCAATCTGGAACCGTTCGGACTGAAGTTCGACAACGACATTTACGTGGCGACGGATGAGCCGCACGGGTTGATTACCGGCACGATTACGCGAAAGTAG
- the uraD gene encoding 2-oxo-4-hydroxy-4-carboxy-5-ureidoimidazoline decarboxylase, which produces MKTSLANLNAATTSDFIAVCGPLFEHSPWIAQRTAGQRPFVSIDALHAALVATMYAASVDEQIALIAAHPDLVGRLAREGQLTRESTGEQAAAGLTQLNDDEIAAFDRYNTAYRETFGFPFVICARENKKAAILAAFPQRLAKDRAQEIQTALAEIAKIARLRLADKLTDHE; this is translated from the coding sequence ATGAAGACATCGCTCGCCAACCTCAATGCCGCGACCACCAGCGATTTCATCGCGGTATGCGGGCCGCTCTTCGAGCATTCGCCGTGGATCGCCCAGCGCACCGCGGGCCAGCGGCCGTTCGTAAGCATCGACGCGTTACACGCCGCGTTGGTTGCGACGATGTACGCCGCATCGGTCGACGAGCAGATCGCCCTGATCGCGGCCCACCCCGACCTCGTCGGCCGGCTGGCGCGCGAGGGCCAGCTCACCCGCGAAAGCACCGGCGAACAAGCGGCCGCGGGGCTAACGCAGCTTAACGACGACGAGATCGCCGCCTTCGACCGCTACAACACGGCTTATCGCGAGACGTTCGGCTTCCCGTTCGTCATCTGCGCCCGCGAGAACAAGAAAGCCGCCATCCTCGCCGCCTTTCCCCAACGGCTGGCGAAGGACCGTGCTCAGGAAATCCAGACGGCCCTGGCCGAAATTGCCAAGATCGCCCGGCTGCGTTTAGCAGATAAATTGACCGACCACGAGTAA
- the uraH gene encoding hydroxyisourate hydrolase encodes MAAKLSTHVLDTATGAPAAGLRIQLFWVETQADVPMKSLVTNADGRTDGPLLDAERFSAGCYKLLFHVGDYFAERGHPDAKKFLDKVPVVFVVDDATRSYHVPLLVSPWAYSTYRGS; translated from the coding sequence ATGGCAGCCAAACTCTCCACGCACGTGCTCGACACCGCCACCGGCGCCCCCGCCGCAGGGCTACGCATCCAACTGTTCTGGGTCGAGACGCAGGCCGACGTGCCGATGAAGAGCCTCGTCACCAACGCTGACGGCCGCACCGATGGCCCCCTACTGGACGCCGAGCGATTCAGCGCCGGCTGCTACAAGCTGCTGTTCCACGTCGGCGACTACTTCGCCGAGCGCGGCCATCCCGATGCGAAGAAGTTTTTAGACAAGGTGCCCGTCGTCTTCGTCGTCGACGACGCCACGCGGAGTTATCACGTGCCGCTGCTCGTGTCGCCGTGGGCATACTCAACGTATCGCGGGAGCTAG